In one window of Tellurirhabdus rosea DNA:
- a CDS encoding GMC oxidoreductase, whose amino-acid sequence MNLNIDAVKDMTYDAIVVGSGISGGWAAKELTEKGLKVLMLERGRDIKHVEGYKTATSNPWEFPHRGRVTVQAAEEYWANLRTGYTANEEWRHHFENDKEHPYIEKRPFDWIRGYHVGGRSLMWGRQSYRLNEEDFMANLKDGISVDWPIRYKDIAPWYDKVERFAGISGAKDGLSVLPDGQYLAPMQMNCVEKEVKARMEKKFAGRKMIIGRAAHLTTPQDFHYALGRAACQYRNQCMRGCPYGAYFSTQSATLPAAMKTGRLTLRPDSIVAEVLYDEKTQRAKGVRVIDQNTKEVREYFAKIIFMNASAIATASILLNSKSSRFPNGLGNDSDQLGRNIMDHHLGVGASGTWEGMEDKYYYGRRANGIYVPRYRNWGGDKRDYLRGFGYQGGAGRGGWGRGNSMEGFGAEFKEALTKPGPWTMGIGGFGEVLPNENNRMYLHPTEKDKWGLPVVVFDAAYGENERKMRVDMMNDAAEMLEAAGVKNVTPYNDTSKNLGIGIHEMGTARMGRDPKTSVLNGNNQMHAVKNVFVTDGAFMTSASCVNPSLTYMALTARAASFAVDALKKKVL is encoded by the coding sequence ATGAACCTCAACATAGACGCAGTAAAAGACATGACCTACGACGCCATCGTCGTGGGTTCTGGTATATCGGGCGGATGGGCCGCCAAAGAACTGACGGAAAAGGGCCTGAAGGTGTTGATGCTGGAACGCGGCCGCGACATCAAGCACGTTGAAGGCTACAAAACAGCGACCAGCAACCCGTGGGAATTTCCGCACCGGGGCCGGGTTACGGTGCAGGCCGCTGAAGAATACTGGGCCAACCTCCGTACCGGCTACACAGCCAACGAAGAATGGCGGCACCATTTCGAAAACGATAAGGAACACCCCTACATCGAGAAGCGGCCGTTCGACTGGATTCGCGGTTACCACGTGGGAGGCCGTTCGCTGATGTGGGGTCGCCAGAGCTACCGGCTCAACGAGGAAGACTTTATGGCCAACCTCAAGGACGGTATCTCGGTCGACTGGCCGATCCGCTACAAGGACATTGCGCCCTGGTACGATAAGGTAGAACGTTTTGCGGGTATCTCGGGTGCAAAAGACGGGCTGTCGGTACTTCCCGACGGGCAGTATCTGGCACCGATGCAGATGAACTGCGTGGAGAAAGAAGTGAAAGCCCGCATGGAGAAGAAGTTTGCGGGCCGGAAAATGATCATCGGCCGCGCGGCTCACCTGACCACGCCGCAGGATTTTCACTATGCCCTCGGCCGGGCGGCCTGCCAGTACCGCAACCAGTGTATGCGCGGCTGTCCGTACGGCGCTTATTTCAGCACCCAGTCGGCTACCCTGCCGGCCGCGATGAAAACGGGCCGCCTGACGTTGCGTCCGGATTCCATCGTCGCCGAAGTGCTGTACGACGAGAAAACCCAGCGCGCCAAAGGCGTCCGGGTGATCGATCAGAACACGAAGGAGGTGCGCGAGTATTTCGCCAAAATCATCTTCATGAACGCCTCGGCCATCGCCACGGCGTCTATCCTGCTGAACTCGAAGTCAAGCCGCTTCCCGAACGGGCTCGGTAACGACAGCGACCAGCTGGGCCGCAACATCATGGACCACCACCTGGGAGTCGGCGCGTCCGGCACCTGGGAAGGCATGGAAGATAAATATTACTACGGTCGCCGCGCCAACGGAATCTACGTGCCGCGCTACCGCAACTGGGGAGGCGACAAGCGGGATTACCTGCGCGGTTTCGGCTACCAGGGCGGTGCCGGTCGCGGCGGCTGGGGCCGGGGCAATTCCATGGAAGGCTTCGGAGCCGAATTCAAGGAGGCGCTGACCAAACCGGGTCCGTGGACCATGGGCATCGGTGGTTTTGGGGAAGTGCTGCCCAACGAAAACAACCGCATGTACCTGCACCCGACCGAAAAGGACAAGTGGGGTCTGCCGGTGGTCGTTTTTGATGCCGCCTACGGCGAAAACGAACGCAAGATGCGGGTTGACATGATGAACGACGCGGCCGAAATGCTCGAAGCCGCCGGCGTCAAGAATGTCACGCCTTACAACGATACGTCGAAGAACCTCGGAATCGGTATCCACGAAATGGGCACTGCCCGGATGGGTCGCGACCCGAAAACGTCGGTGCTGAACGGCAATAACCAGATGCACGCCGTGAAGAACGTGTTCGTGACGGATGGAGCCTTCATGACGTCCGCTTCCTGCGTGAACCCGTCGCTGACCTACATGGCGCTGACGGCCCGGGCTGCGAGCTTCGCCGTTGATGCGCTGAAGAAGAAAGTTCTGTAA
- a CDS encoding glucuronyl esterase domain-containing protein: MRFYLASCLLLGFPLSVLAQSGFVPNYDEAKMPAYTLPDVLKTQKGKSVATAGEWERTQRPFLLNQFAEHVYGRTPAQKVAVRYEVKGVDNNALNGQAIRKQIAVHWPEYPDLKPLDILLYIPKGASGPVPVFVGMNFCGNHCVTTEADIPLTERWLSNVKDKVVNNRATEAARGFQVRRWPLTAILKEGYAVATAYYGDIEPDHPEGWREGIRAKLNPPTTNRPDNWGAVGAWAWGYSRMLDYLETDAAVDARRAIAIGHSRIGKAAIWAGAQDPRFAAVISNESGEGGAALARRIYGETIGRINTAFPHWFAPQYKTYNDDPARLPVDQHQLLALIAPRPLYVASAEQDQWADPKGEFLSARQTDAVYALYGKPGVGTDQMPGVNQPVGQYVRYHVRTGVHDVTDFDWQQYVKFGKLLKRPEVVKK; encoded by the coding sequence ATGCGTTTCTACCTTGCCTCCTGTCTGCTGCTGGGATTTCCCCTTTCGGTGCTGGCCCAATCCGGCTTCGTTCCCAATTACGATGAAGCCAAAATGCCTGCCTACACTCTGCCGGATGTTTTGAAAACCCAGAAGGGAAAATCCGTGGCAACAGCCGGAGAGTGGGAGCGGACCCAGCGGCCTTTTCTGCTGAATCAGTTCGCCGAGCACGTCTACGGACGAACCCCGGCGCAGAAAGTGGCCGTCCGTTACGAAGTGAAAGGCGTTGACAACAACGCCCTGAACGGACAGGCCATCCGGAAACAGATTGCCGTTCACTGGCCGGAATACCCGGATTTGAAGCCGCTGGATATTCTGCTGTACATTCCCAAAGGCGCCAGCGGACCGGTGCCGGTTTTTGTGGGCATGAATTTCTGCGGAAACCACTGCGTGACGACCGAAGCAGACATTCCGCTTACGGAACGCTGGCTGAGCAACGTAAAAGACAAGGTTGTCAACAACCGCGCAACCGAAGCCGCCCGCGGCTTCCAGGTTCGCCGCTGGCCCCTCACCGCCATTCTGAAAGAGGGCTATGCGGTAGCGACGGCCTATTACGGTGATATTGAACCCGACCATCCCGAAGGCTGGCGGGAAGGCATCCGCGCTAAACTGAACCCGCCGACCACCAACCGCCCCGACAATTGGGGAGCCGTGGGAGCCTGGGCATGGGGTTACAGCCGGATGCTGGATTACCTGGAAACGGACGCCGCCGTGGATGCCCGCCGGGCGATTGCCATTGGCCATTCCCGCATCGGCAAGGCGGCCATCTGGGCCGGGGCGCAGGACCCGCGTTTTGCGGCCGTTATTTCCAATGAGTCGGGCGAAGGCGGTGCGGCCCTCGCCCGGCGAATCTACGGCGAAACGATTGGCCGCATCAATACCGCTTTTCCGCACTGGTTTGCCCCTCAGTACAAAACCTACAACGACGACCCCGCCCGCCTGCCCGTAGACCAGCATCAACTGCTGGCGCTCATTGCGCCCCGTCCGCTTTATGTGGCCAGCGCCGAACAGGACCAGTGGGCTGACCCGAAAGGTGAATTTCTGAGTGCCCGTCAGACAGACGCCGTTTACGCGCTTTACGGAAAGCCCGGTGTGGGCACCGACCAGATGCCGGGCGTCAACCAGCCGGTCGGGCAGTACGTTCGCTATCATGTCCGGACGGGCGTGCACGACGTGACCGATTTCGACTGGCAGCAGTACGTAAAGTTCGGCAAACTGCTCAAGCGGCCGGAGGTGGTCAAAAAATGA
- a CDS encoding MCP four helix bundle domain-containing protein produces MKWTFFIQQKIKTALILSGVMILIIGSTFLVRRSVQQIGASFASIYADRLIPATELLYLNENFYSKRIALERHLLTENSGSPEAVKSVLRAYDRRIDSLVTEFEKSYLTTLEASQLQSFRKSAALYSQFEQRILELDRQQNRQAGNNLFVGEAGIAFQQTIKGLNDLVNLQTKVGSELLKESRGEVTHVYVLTAVQISLAVALGLIVMGLISNSRVMNRDKQPFHLN; encoded by the coding sequence ATGAAGTGGACTTTTTTTATTCAGCAAAAAATAAAAACCGCCCTGATTCTGAGCGGTGTCATGATTCTGATTATTGGCAGCACGTTTCTGGTTCGCCGGAGCGTGCAGCAGATCGGTGCGTCGTTTGCGTCCATTTATGCGGACCGGCTTATTCCGGCGACGGAACTGCTTTACCTCAACGAAAACTTCTATAGTAAACGCATCGCCCTGGAACGCCATCTGCTGACGGAAAATTCCGGCAGCCCGGAGGCGGTAAAAAGTGTTCTACGCGCCTACGACCGGCGGATCGACTCGCTGGTTACTGAATTCGAAAAATCGTACCTGACCACGCTGGAAGCCTCCCAACTGCAATCTTTTCGGAAAAGCGCGGCCCTCTACAGCCAGTTTGAACAGCGGATTCTGGAGCTTGACCGGCAGCAAAACCGGCAGGCGGGCAATAACCTGTTTGTCGGAGAAGCGGGCATAGCCTTCCAGCAGACCATCAAAGGGCTGAACGACCTCGTCAACCTGCAAACCAAAGTGGGAAGCGAACTCCTGAAAGAGTCGCGGGGAGAAGTGACGCACGTGTACGTCCTGACGGCCGTTCAGATTAGCCTTGCCGTAGCGCTGGGACTGATTGTGATGGGGTTGATTTCCAACTCCCGCGTGATGAACCGGGACAAACAGCCGTTTCACCTCAATTAA
- a CDS encoding CotH kinase family protein, with protein MKKPLLSLLAFLTAVGTACCQTFSSSSIPIVVIDTKGATIPDEPKITADLHIINNGPGQRNRLTDRPALTTKIGIERRGATSQQFFPKKPYGLETRDAAGVEGVSMSVLGLPEEEDWVLNATYNDKTLLREVLTYDIYRRMSRYWATNTRFCEVVLNGQYEGIYILMERLKRDRNRVNIANLRTTDNSGDALTGGYILKIDKTEGAPARSWTSPHRSEISGRSMMIQVEHPKIEDLTDTQFQYIRKYITDVENAFAAPNYQDAQTGVRQFIDEESFVDYVLINEIARNVDAYRLSTFFYKDRDSRGGKLTMGPIWDFNLSYGNADYCDGFKHVGWAFDFNRVCPGDGYQVPFWWSQLMKDRQFSRKLSDKYTTLRKTVLATDRLEAYIDSAATALREPRERNFQRWPVIGQKVWPNYFVGRTYEEEVSFLKTWLRNRLAWMDENLPRFSQDVLAAEPAEPTAILTAGTDPQTRGLTVAYHLAKPGKVRLTLMDILGRSLGQNSPLDQSSGRHQVQFGTSDSAGGLQLLVLEVDGVAVDRLKVLRP; from the coding sequence ATGAAAAAACCGCTACTCTCCCTGCTTGCCTTCCTCACGGCTGTCGGAACCGCCTGTTGTCAGACGTTCAGTTCCTCTTCTATTCCGATTGTGGTAATCGACACGAAAGGCGCAACCATTCCCGACGAGCCGAAAATCACGGCGGACCTGCACATCATCAATAACGGCCCCGGCCAGCGCAACCGCCTCACCGACCGTCCGGCGCTGACGACCAAAATCGGCATCGAACGGCGCGGCGCGACTTCCCAGCAGTTTTTCCCGAAAAAACCGTACGGCCTCGAAACCCGCGACGCGGCCGGAGTGGAGGGCGTCAGCATGTCGGTGCTGGGCCTGCCCGAAGAAGAAGACTGGGTGCTGAATGCGACCTACAACGACAAAACGCTGCTCCGCGAGGTGCTGACCTACGACATTTACCGCCGCATGAGCCGTTACTGGGCGACAAACACGCGCTTCTGCGAGGTGGTCCTGAACGGGCAGTACGAGGGTATTTACATCCTGATGGAACGGCTGAAGCGCGACCGCAACCGGGTCAACATCGCCAACCTGCGGACGACGGACAATAGCGGAGATGCCCTGACGGGTGGCTACATCCTCAAAATCGATAAAACCGAAGGGGCTCCCGCCCGCAGCTGGACCTCTCCCCACCGGTCGGAAATCTCGGGCCGCTCGATGATGATTCAGGTGGAACATCCCAAGATCGAGGACCTGACCGACACGCAGTTCCAGTACATTCGGAAATACATCACGGATGTCGAAAACGCTTTTGCCGCCCCCAACTACCAGGATGCCCAGACCGGCGTGCGGCAGTTCATCGACGAGGAGTCGTTTGTCGATTATGTGCTCATTAACGAAATCGCCCGCAACGTGGATGCCTACCGGCTCAGCACGTTTTTTTACAAAGACCGCGACAGCCGGGGCGGCAAGCTGACGATGGGGCCGATCTGGGATTTCAACCTGTCGTACGGCAATGCCGATTACTGCGACGGATTCAAACATGTCGGCTGGGCGTTTGATTTCAACCGCGTTTGTCCGGGCGATGGCTACCAGGTTCCGTTCTGGTGGAGCCAGCTGATGAAAGACCGCCAGTTCAGTCGCAAACTCAGTGACAAATACACGACGCTGCGTAAAACCGTGCTGGCGACCGACCGGCTGGAGGCCTACATCGATTCGGCGGCTACGGCCCTGCGCGAGCCGCGGGAGCGGAATTTTCAGCGCTGGCCGGTCATCGGTCAGAAGGTCTGGCCCAATTATTTTGTCGGTCGAACGTACGAGGAGGAAGTATCGTTTCTGAAAACCTGGCTCCGGAACCGGCTCGCCTGGATGGACGAGAACCTGCCCCGGTTTTCTCAGGATGTGCTGGCAGCGGAACCCGCAGAGCCAACGGCTATTCTGACGGCCGGGACCGACCCGCAGACCCGCGGGCTGACCGTCGCCTACCATCTTGCCAAACCAGGGAAAGTCCGGTTGACACTGATGGACATTCTGGGCCGGTCGCTGGGACAAAATAGCCCGCTGGACCAGTCTTCGGGCCGACACCAGGTGCAGTTCGGCACGTCCGACTCCGCGGGCGGCTTGCAGCTTCTGGTGCTGGAAGTGGACGGCGTGGCGGTAGACCGGCTGAAGGTGCTGAGGCCGTAG
- a CDS encoding DUF748 domain-containing protein, which produces MKRSVKIIIALVVVLVIARLLLPYFVVRYVNKVLADMGSYTGRIDDVEIQLLRGAYQIKDLNIRKINGKVKEPFLHIPTTDLSVEWASLFKGSLVGEVEAYDPELNFAFSEDEAASQTGAEVDWTRLVADLMPIKINRFAAYNGDVELVNLFSATNTGFAMKNFDAEIRNIRNVEDKEVKLPSPVTASADVPGWGGTLKFDANMNLFKQVPDFNYNLNLSNLQLVKLNPLAREYGNVDFERGTVSVYSEMEMLDGRMQGYFKPLTKDMKIFKLKEEGEGRTVSRFFTELLGEGASEILENQKKDQIATRIPLEGTVEDVGTDVWPIVIGVLQNAYVEAFKGEFDNTLSVKETIQQYRAARKEKRDERKTERREKREERREARQQRREEKKKD; this is translated from the coding sequence TTGAAACGATCCGTTAAAATCATCATAGCGCTGGTTGTCGTCCTTGTGATCGCCCGTCTGCTGTTGCCGTACTTTGTGGTGCGCTACGTCAACAAGGTGCTCGCCGACATGGGCAGTTATACGGGGCGTATTGATGACGTGGAAATTCAACTGCTGCGGGGCGCTTACCAGATCAAGGACCTCAACATCCGCAAAATAAACGGCAAGGTCAAAGAGCCGTTCCTGCACATTCCGACTACCGACTTATCCGTTGAATGGGCGTCGCTTTTCAAAGGGTCGCTGGTGGGTGAGGTGGAAGCCTATGATCCGGAGCTGAACTTTGCCTTCAGTGAGGACGAAGCCGCCAGCCAGACCGGGGCCGAAGTGGACTGGACGCGGCTGGTAGCCGACCTGATGCCCATCAAAATCAACCGATTTGCGGCGTATAACGGCGACGTTGAACTGGTGAATCTGTTCAGCGCGACCAATACGGGTTTCGCCATGAAAAACTTTGACGCCGAAATTCGGAATATCCGCAACGTGGAGGACAAGGAAGTGAAACTGCCCTCGCCGGTGACGGCCTCGGCGGATGTGCCCGGCTGGGGCGGCACGCTGAAGTTCGACGCCAACATGAATCTTTTCAAGCAGGTGCCGGACTTCAACTACAACCTGAACCTGAGCAATCTGCAGCTGGTCAAGCTCAATCCGCTGGCTAGAGAATACGGCAACGTCGATTTTGAACGCGGCACGGTGAGCGTGTACAGCGAGATGGAGATGCTGGATGGCAGGATGCAGGGCTATTTCAAGCCGCTGACCAAAGACATGAAGATTTTCAAGCTGAAAGAAGAAGGCGAAGGCCGCACAGTCAGCCGTTTCTTCACGGAGCTACTGGGAGAAGGCGCTTCCGAAATCCTTGAAAATCAGAAAAAAGACCAGATCGCCACCCGCATTCCGCTGGAAGGAACCGTCGAAGATGTCGGCACAGATGTCTGGCCCATCGTCATCGGCGTTTTGCAGAACGCTTACGTTGAAGCGTTTAAAGGCGAATTTGACAATACGCTGTCGGTCAAGGAAACGATTCAGCAGTACCGGGCCGCCCGCAAGGAGAAACGGGATGAGCGCAAGACCGAGCGACGAGAAAAGCGGGAAGAGCGCAGGGAGGCCCGCCAGCAGCGGCGCGAGGAAAAGAAAAAAGACTGA
- a CDS encoding PD-(D/E)XK nuclease-like domain-containing protein, which produces MESLLPLIDYRLLPRVSNSDLTRLKEEYLGYGTIPSARFFPETARTFGKAFHQHLLEPETIGGVIQQLLPDMARPDTTRVEQLTERIRQDAFCRRYLGKAERCARPGYPSDRQEDARREHIVLFTDPTTDVDCKARLDLVYTSPKRRNALILDFKTTSARSQSQFLQSCYDYDYDRQVAFYLDALRHADSREWQDTRTFRFVLIGVQKQKPNRLFAVDATSIPDFVDYGRKKYRFWLRKWKEQQTTEAQPLLRQAS; this is translated from the coding sequence ATGGAATCTCTCTTGCCTCTGATAGATTACCGCCTCCTGCCCCGCGTTTCCAATTCGGATCTGACGCGGCTGAAGGAGGAGTACCTGGGCTACGGAACCATTCCGTCGGCCCGTTTTTTTCCGGAAACGGCGCGTACGTTCGGGAAAGCGTTTCACCAGCATCTGCTGGAACCCGAAACGATTGGGGGCGTTATCCAGCAGTTGCTGCCGGATATGGCCCGGCCCGACACGACCCGGGTGGAACAACTGACCGAGCGCATCCGCCAGGACGCTTTCTGCCGCCGGTACCTCGGTAAGGCCGAACGCTGCGCCCGGCCCGGCTACCCGTCCGACCGGCAGGAAGACGCCCGCCGGGAGCATATCGTGCTTTTTACCGACCCGACCACCGACGTAGACTGCAAAGCCCGCCTCGACCTGGTCTACACGAGTCCGAAACGCCGGAATGCGCTGATTCTGGATTTTAAAACCACGTCGGCGCGGAGCCAGAGCCAGTTTCTGCAAAGCTGCTACGACTACGATTACGACCGTCAGGTGGCTTTTTACCTGGATGCCCTGCGCCATGCCGACAGCCGCGAATGGCAGGACACCCGTACGTTCCGATTCGTGCTCATCGGCGTGCAGAAGCAGAAACCCAACCGCCTTTTTGCGGTCGATGCCACCTCCATCCCGGATTTTGTCGACTACGGCCGGAAGAAATACCGCTTCTGGCTGCGCAAATGGAAAGAACAGCAGACAACCGAGGCCCAACCGCTGCTGCGGCAAGCCTCTTAA